Proteins found in one Pyrus communis chromosome 15, drPyrComm1.1, whole genome shotgun sequence genomic segment:
- the LOC137716774 gene encoding uncharacterized protein, with protein sequence MLIFELLEDHCRGVSSAASSDEDQAKFPECNKHETSLQPFSGRCGPAVACQENMSSSQAGQGIEITLLSSSSLRSCVNDAGLVLQELLEPGATPASLFGEYQSFEQKSSFYRLNGAISLMEDDTKTGEQFAFLPTGDSGFQQITGITSQTCDIEHTSRAYGVETDFNLAQAENGNTDSSPKLSMCVSDQSEYIEVIENHPVGEGLGSSQKEEMDVNHSHSVENVTCLIDVLVSAPSKIQDASIIELEGSQDHVHDGNENGDSQDHDAFHDGNGSCQDYNQVHDGNKNGGSEDHGKVHDGKNGGSQDHDIVLDANENRGSQDHDRLHHGNKTTGFQDHDKVHDVNVNGASQDHDKVQDGNEIGGSQDHDKVLDGYENGASQDHDKVLDGYENGASQGHDEVQDGNENGGFQDHDKVQDGNRNGASEHHGMVQEAAPIPSCQENPDVQMDQDSDMVDNRTVSCDDDVQMSDGPTPDDGLMPESLEQPAAKRLRLTPPV encoded by the exons ATGTTAATTTTTGAGCTACTTGAAGATCATTGTCGGGGAGTCTCTTCAGCAGCTTCTAGTGACGAAGACCAGGCTAAGTTTCCAGAATGTAACAAGCATGAAACTAGTTTGCAGCCTTTTTCAGGAAGATGTGGTCCTGCTGTAGCTTGCCAAGAAAATATGTCAAGTTCTCAAGCAGGCCAGGGAATTGAAATTACTCTATTATCCTCATCTTCTCTAAGGAGTTGTGTTAATGATGCAGGCTTGGTTCTCCAGGAACTTTTAGAGCCAGGAGCCACCCCCGCCTCACTCTTTGGAGAATATCAATCATTTGAACAAAAATCATCTTTTTACCGTCTTAATGGAGCTATATCACTGATGGAG GACGACACCAAAACTGGGGAGCAGTTCGCTTTTTTGCCTACAGGAGACTCTGGTTTTCAGCAAATAACTGGAATTACATCTCAAACTTGTGACATTGAGCATACATCAAGAGCTTATGGCGTTGAGACTGACTTTAACTTGGCGCAAGCGGAAAATGGAAACACTGATTCATCCCCTAAACTATCAATGTGTGTCTCTGACCAATCTGAATATATAGAGGTCATTGAGAACCATCCAGTTGGGGAAGGTTTGGGTTCGAGTCAGAAAGAAGAAATGGATGTAAACCATTCTCATTCTGTGGAAAACGTCACATGTTTAATAGATGTCCTTGTTTCTGCTCCAAGCAAGATACAGGACGCTTCCATTATAGAATTAGAAGGTTCTCAAGATCATGTGCATGACGGGAACGAAAATGGAGATTCTCAAGACCATGATGCTTTCCATGATGGCAACGGAAGTTGTCAAGACTATAATCAGGTGCATGATGGCAACAAAAATGGAGGTTCTGAAGACCATGGTAAGGTGCATGATGGCAAAAATGGAGGTTCCCAAGACCATGATATAGTGCTGGATGCCAACGAAAATAGAGGTTCTCAAGACCATgatagattgcatcatggcaacAAAACTACAGGTTTTCAAGACCATGATAAGGTGCATGATGTCAACGTAAATGGAGCTTCTCAAGACCATGATAAGGTACAGGATGGCAACGAAATTGGAGGCTCTCAAGACCATGATAAGGTGCTTGATGGCTACGAAAATGGAGCTTCTCAAGACCATGATAAGGTGCTTGATGGCTACGAAAATGGAGCTTCTCAAGGCCATGATGAGGTGCAGGATGGCAACGAAAATGGTGGCTTTCAGGACCATGATAAGGTGCAAGATGGCAACAGAAATGGAGCTTCTGAACACCACGGCATGGTGCAGGAAGCGGCTCCAATTCCCTCGTGCCAAGAAAATCCTGATGTACAAATGGATCAAGACTCCGATATGGTAGACAACAGGACAGTCTCATGTGATGATGATGTTCAAATGTCCGATGGACCAACGCCTGATGATGGTCTGATGCCCGAGTCGCTAGAGCAACCCGCTGCAAAAAGGCTGCGGCTTACACCTCCAGTTTAA
- the LOC137717159 gene encoding uncharacterized protein has translation MGEREEKNQGKLSQGYGRVREETSSTKDKEGKEILGEKVESAIHMAECIYDLDWPEDEPDAPKLVEFLCTEPDKPVQKVYDLLATINLGTEGNLRPIQISGLLKARDRADIVNLWYEFKDCFAWHYIEMPRLDPNLVEHKMPIKKGYKTMKQAPRRMSKEIEEKVKEEIERLVKAGFIRPGKYVEWLANILPVLKAVTNVVRCCVDYRNINEAIPKDEYHMHMTDLYIDTVAKHKVLSFMDGNMGYDQIKLAKEDIHNTTFRCP, from the coding sequence atgggagagagagaggagaaaaatCAAGGAAAGCTCAGCCAAGGATATGGCAGAGTAAGAGAAGAAACTTCAAGCACCAAAGACAAAGAAGGAAAAGAGATTTTGGGAGAAAAAGTagaatcagccattcacatggCAGAGTGTATATATGACTTGGATTGGCCGGAGGATGAGCCAGATGCACCAAAGTTAGTGGAATTTTTGTGTACAGAACCTGATAAACCAGTACAAAAAGTATATGACCTCTTGGCAACCATTAATTTGGGGACTGAGGGAAATCTAAGGCCAATACAAATTAGTGGCTTGTTGAAGGCTAGAGATCGTGCAGATATAGTTAACCTTTGGTATGAATTCAAGGACTGTTTTGCATGGCATTACATAGAGATGCCTAGATTGGACCCTAACTTAGTGGAACACAAAATGCCTATCAAAAAGGGGTACAAAACTATGAAACAAGCGCCAAGAAGAATGTCAAAGGAAATAGAAGAAAAAGTCAAGGAAGAGATTGAGAGGCTGGTGAAGGCAGGATTTATTAGGCCTGGAAAGTATGTTGAGTGGTTAGCCAACATTTTACCTGTCTTAAAAGCTGTAACTAATGTTGTTCGATGCTGTGTTGACTATAGAAACATTAATGAAGCCATACCTAAAGACGAATATCATATGCACATGACTGACTTATACATTGATACAGTTGCAAAACATAAAGTTCTATCTTTCATGGATGGAAATATGGGATATGATCAAATAAAATTGGCTAAAGAAGATATACATAATACAACATTTAGGTGCCCATGA